Within Wyeomyia smithii strain HCP4-BCI-WySm-NY-G18 chromosome 2, ASM2978416v1, whole genome shotgun sequence, the genomic segment AAAACGTTTGGTGAAGATTTTGGACGAAATTCCGAACGAAGCTATGCGTGCCGGCTTGCAATGACTTCAAAAGCGTCTACGGACCGTTATCAAACACAAAGGCGGAGGATTTGTACTCAACTAAGTACATTGTACTTTTACTACTTATAGATGTTATTAAAATCGATTACGAAGAGAAACTGGTTTAAGTTTTATgacataaataaagtgtatcactttcacgttgccaccctgtacTAGATGTAACATATCGTAATATAATTTTGTTTTCGTTCACAGAAAATCCTGTCCTCTGTGATGAGTCTCTCCCGGAGTTGGTGTCCCAGATGGAATCTTACCATGCCCGGTTGATCGGTATAGCGCACTGCATCGTTCCCCAGCAAATTCCGATGGATTCACCAATTTTCATGCAACCTCCGATTCCGTTACTCAAGCCATTACTAAAACCGCAGCTTCCTATGGTACCGGCTCCAGTCATGATCCAGCAGCCGTCGATTGTGCAAATCCTAGTGCCTGCGCCGCTAGTGGTACAAGCCCCAGCATTCACTGATACCGCAGCTGGCGTAGTACAGTCGATCCCCTCAGTGCAAGGAATTCAAGAACTTCAGCCGCCACCAGTCGCATCGCCTCCGCAGATCAGCCACATCCCGCAGCAGCAGTCTTACGATGAATTAAAGTACGATGCACAGCCAGAGGCGGCCGCAGAATCCGAAACTCTGGCGCCACCACCAGAGGATAATGACATCGCAAAAATACCCTCCCCTACAAGCACGACTATGAAAACGATTCTTGAATTCAAGAACATTATTCACAACACTTACTCGGCGATACCTCCGGAAGTTCTTCCGCTTTCGCTCGACAAAGCACAAGGATTAGCGACGGAACCGGAAGAACCACCGGAAACACAGCAAGATCAAGGGGTAGATCTAGGTGATCATTAAACAGTAGGATGGTTATTATTATCTTCTTTCCCTCTATTACGTGATAGAAAGTAAATACTTGTTCGGAGTTGAATTTCTGAATAACAATTTTCATGAGAAAAATGTTCACAGTTTAGATTTTTTCTATGTGTAAATGTAGGAAAATGAAAATGGTTATTTTGCAACGTAGGGATCTTCGTGATCGGAAAATATTATCGTCCTCCTCGATTTAGTTTACTTATGGAAAAATAGAAGCTAGTTTTGAATCGAGAGCATTGGACAAGAGTTTATAAAAAGTCCAATATAAATGACATATGTTAAACAGTTTAATGCACTCcaccaaaaaaaaacctgttAATAAATGTTACAGATCATATTAGAAGCTCATGACGATAAATTATTCATATAGATTGTGTTATGCTATCTATCAACAGAACGAtaaaaattgagattttttcgCTTAGCTACGTTACTGATCTGATAAATTTGATAAGAAAAACATTGAGATAAGGTGAAATCAAACGTGACAATTAAAAGTACCACATACATTGCTTAAactgaattttaaaaaaatgtcatacATGTGGATAGTGATTAGCCTCAACATAAGAGGTATGATATGTTATGAAAAAGAATATAGTAGAGCAATCTTGTTAATTGAGACATCTAGCAAGTAGGGTGCCATCGTCTAATAATTGTGCCATTTTACCTGTAAAATTCACTTGTGTTTCGTAGCTATCTGTTAGtccttttttattttcctttcatattttttatattatatttattcaCAGTAATCAAAGGTAGATAACGCCATAGGTTTATTTTGACAAGAGCTCTCTTACTCTTATAAGCCTCTCTTAGATGTACTTTCTCCAATTTTCAAACATGATATACAATATTTGCAAGGTATTTGAAACAATGTGAGGCAGTATAAATCACTGCGTAGATTTATGTTTTGAACTAAACCGCTGCACATTATTACAAAAGAAAACCATATGTGCAAGTACAATGTAAAAGAGTGCTGATGGATTGTAGTAATATGgtgtaaaaaataaatcaagcagtTTTAACTGTAAGTTTGCATATATCAACAAAATCAGAAACTATATGAATCCTGAATGATGTAACAAAAATACTTttcgcaaataaacaaatacagatactttaaactatGTTATTGATAACTGATAGCTGGTAGAAACATAACCTAACAGAAGGTGTCTCTTCAACCCAAACTCAAGTATGTACTGCAACGTTCAGATTAAATAATTCTATATCAATTAGTTATCTTAATTTGCGTTCAAGCACTTTAAAACAACTTTAGAATGAAAGTTAGGGTCGATTGTTACAAAAGTTTATATCtttggacaacgtaattctaatcccctaacaaaaaaaaatagagtcGATTATAAGGCAAAAATCGCTCAATATCAAGTTTTGAAAAGTTATTTCCCTTCGATTGCGagaaaaaagtacaaaaatcTTTATTCATCTGCTGGAAATAATacgtaaattatttttttatactaCAATATTTACTATTCAACCATTATATGTGAGTTCTTTCGAATGTACGATATGCGATGAAGTTGTGCTCATTTCCATAtgttattttcaacaacatTACCCATTTATAAGTTAAAAAATTAGTAAGagcacaaaaaaatgaatttctaaATTTAAGATGAATTTCATTCTTTTGAATTGAGATCTAAATTTCTTATATTTGATAAATTATTACTGAATTTTTACTTTACTTTCTACACCCAAATTCTCCGTCCCGGATGTCACCCAGTAAGGCTATGCCACTACGCCACAGTATACTAGTTTAAAGCAAAactaggaagaaaaaattaaaagctaTCACCGTAAAACTGAGTGTGATATTTTCATACTTCAAATGAATGAACAATACTATTTTGATATCTTtatttgtatttataattttcacaATCGAAGTGTCGATTATATATAGATACACATTAGACAAAAAGCTAGTTCTTTAATCTAAAAACTACAGTTAATTTACATAAAACGAAAGCAAATTCTGTAACCAACTGAACATTACGAAACACAATTCATAAcgtgttttgttttgaaaaaaaaaactttcgaaaaAGCATTTCACCAATTTAGAAAAAAGTATCAAAGTGGGAGTGGAACGCCATATGGCTATTAGACTATTTAATAACCATTAAAAACCATGATAATGATTTTCAAATGTTCAGACTAATTTTctgcaaaatatacaaaaaatgctGTATTACCAATGGTAAATTACAGAAAAATCGATTCAAATGTGTATTGGGAAAAGGAGTACTTACAAGGAGCTAACTACCTACGTAGCTTCGTAAACGAGTTAATGAAAAAGGTTGGATATAATAAAGAGGTATTAACACAAACTTGTAACCTACTTTACAGTTCTTTCGTTTTACCAGCAAATTACACACGGCGGCAAGTTGCACAATTAGCATTTTTTaatatagaaaaagcattcaaaAATAGTAGGGAATATGATTGCAGAGTATGCACATGTTTCATTTGTTGAACAATGTACCAACTTTGTAGCATATGTATAGTTACGGATAACAGAACCCAACAGTTTCACGAATAGAATATTTTGCAATAATAGCAGAGTCGATCGCCTAGAATTGTTTATCTGTTTATAACCAGTATAATTTTACGGCATACGTAGACCTACAAGAGACTAACTGCGTTTGCTTTGTGATtaatttaaattgttaaataacactatcatacataTCCTATTCTAAATTTGTTGATACAAACAACATCTTGACTTTTCGATAATggtttcaacaaataataagaAGAAACCAGACATTATTGAATAATGTTGCCAAATGTTTTCAGTGTATTATTTGCTTGTAAAACATGGGAAATATAAATGTTTTGACATTATCTATGCTTACTTTGTGGCTTTAACCTTTACATAAACATCAATAATGTCCCGTTTCATCTTAAAATCTTTAGACGCCAGAGATTATTCAATTTGTAAACGTTAGCTTACCCAATGTATCTCTGAAGTTCTCTGTTACAGTTCAACACAAATATCCTGCTTTCAACCATCTAATTCCATTTTGCGACATTGATCAATTTGGTCGTTGAAATTTCTGCAGTGCGTCAGAACCATCTGGGCCAGTTCTTTGAGCCGAGGATACGGTTGAGGATGGTCTATCAAAGCCTTGAGCAAATCGACACCCCGCTCGCGTTCTACCAACCGGCAATATTTAGTGGGATATACCTGAAAGCAATTATTACATGAAGCATCTGTTCGAAATGATCAACCACAATAATTACTTTAGTTAAGTTTGCTAATGCCCAAACAGCCCAGTGCTGGCAAGCAGGTGTATGGTAGCAACGAATTAAACCAAGAATCGGCTCAAAACTACGATAGTTTATGTTACGTTCGGCTGATAAGTCCCACCGTTCTATTGCCTCCACCATACGAATCAGAACACGATCACGGGTGGGCACTACGATATTCCATGCTGCTTCTCCATCAGATGCGATGTGCGCCAGAACGCCGGCAGCATTGTAACTAACCTGGAAGTTGAAAAGAAATCATAGCGCTCAGAAAGCACACTTGTTTTGAAATGTGATAGTTGTCTTATTGAGTTCTGCTGAGTAGAAATCTTATATGACCCGTGATTCCCCGAAAGACTCTGAATGAATTTTCATTCTTTGCCCCGAGTTCATATAAATATGTAATAGTACATAATACAACATGTATCCAAAGAACAATTCGTAAGTAATTGCCAGAATCTGTTTGACGGTACCATCTAGACACACATTGAACTGGACGATCCTACATTTACAGAAGAAAACCTCCAGAAACTACGAAAATTCCGAGCTTCTATAGTAATGTTCAATATTGGCAaagagaaaatcaggttttgtAATCAGAATGGTTGAACTAGTTTATGCACTCACATAAAAGAGTAGCCACTATGGTATGCCCTATTTCAGATGTTCCGTATACTTCGAAATGCGCTAGTAAAATGCCTAGCTTCGTACTCTTTGGAAATTCtatgaataaatattttaatttcattcaaaaaccAACCTCAATTCCGTCGCTAGATGAATCAAGCAAATCAGCGAATTCTGTTATGAATTCCGGTGTCATTAGACGTGGTCTCAGGTCCTTCACTTCGGCGACATTACCCAGTAAGCCCATCATATTACGTAAAAGATCATCCTTCTCTGGAAACAACtgaaacaatataaaaatatgcGGTTTCATCCGCTCAACTATGCAGTACAGTATACTCGTACTTTCAGACAACCTAAAAAGTATTCCATTCCGCGGCCATCAAGAAACCGTTCGCAATTTTTTGCTGTTTCGTCAGTAACATTCCACATTGTTGACCAGGCAACTTCCATTACATCGTCGAATATTTTGCGCGATAGCCGATCACTAATCAGATTAAGCATTGTctgtgaagtgaacaaaatgttAATTTCAATGAGCACGACATAACTGCCTCATGTTGGTTTACCGATATAGCCCCCAAATCTCCGAGAAACATTTTTTGACTACCATCTACCTGACATGCGAGGGAATTCAATAAATAGATGGCTAttcgctgtacaaaaccctccTGCTCGCGGTAAGACACACCATGTAACAGAATTCGGACCAATCTTTCGTATTCAAATAACTAAAACGATAAACAAACACAAACTTCAATATTACCAACCAATGGTTCAGATTCACTCAATCAATCACTCACCACATCTTGCGGTATGTTAAACTGACACAGCGTGAGACAACCATTGCGCATCATTGTATCGTCAGTCAAATGTGTTGACATTCCGTTCAAAAGCGTATGAATGATATGGTTCTTCAGCGGTACtccaaattgaattttgtttcgtcCTTTTACGATGTAAAACAAAGTGGCACTGAAACAGAAACAAAAAGGAATATAAACTCCATCTATTTGACACAAAGGCTATAGAATAACTAACCTGCCActgatttgaatatttttcactcGAATATGTTTATCCATTGCAGACAACACCACATCCAACGCTTTGTGAATTTGTTTGCAAGTTTCAAACCGCAGCAGATGGTAGAGATCATTTAGTACCTTGGTTAGAAGCTCGTGTCGATCCTGATAAACGGATGCAGCTACCAGAATCTGCTCCTCCGTTGCTTCACCCGCGATCTGTATTAGATTTTTAAGCTTTAATCCCTGCAGGATGTGCTTTAATTTTGGTTTACCTTTATAGCCGGAATATCATGCCATTTGCAGGCCGAATGTGCTGTATAATAAAGACCTAGAAAATCCAAGGGCCGATCAGCACGACTAGTCAATCCCGGTATGTCCGAGCGCTTGGCTGTATTATTTGTTTTTGTCGCTACGCCATCGCCAGCAAGATTTGTCCCGGAAATGTCAAGATGTCGTAGACAGGGTAGATTTTCCACTATATTTGCTAACAACTGAAATTTTTGAATAggtttttcaaattgaaatcatCATTTTAATGTGTGATAATTACCTTATTTGGGGTTAGGTAGTTTCCATCAACATTTGCTCTGGATACTGACAGATCTAGGGTTTGCAGATTCTTTAACTTACACAGAGTGGGAAACTCGTGATCCAACGGCCATACATTGAACAGTATGAGGGCTTTCAGATTCGGCAATTCGACTAGTGCTTTTAAACTGAACTCAGCAAATATGCATGCTGTTAAATCCAGATAGGTCAACTCAGATAAATGACtagtaaaataaataagattatACCGCAAACTAAGGTTATGATACCAGCTTACCCAAATTGAATTGACGGTTGCAAGACAACTCCGTTGAGAATCAACTGACGAAGCTGGGGTAGAACCAATTGAAAATCAATCGGCGTTTTTTCGTTCGGTTCGCTATGTTTCAGCATATCGACAAACCGACCCAACTCTAGCGAACGTAACTGCCTGCAGTTCTCGATTAGGATGTTCCACGAGGCagttgtaattttgttacaaTACCACATCGATAGAGAGTTGAGTTTGTGTCGCAATAGAATCCGCATGCCCTCGTTGGTAATCGTACTGTTTCGCAACCGGATGTTACGCAACGGGGTCTTTTCCGTGTCACGAAATATTTGTATGAAGCGATCATTAATATCTTGGCCGCAGTCCTGCTGGTAGCGCAAGAATCTGAAACGAGAGTATAAAAGGCCCAATTAGATTTCGTCTATTTTTATTACAAACGACACACTGTCAGTTGAATGATTGAATCGATTACTTCATTTCAGTTTgccgttttttttattaatttttgtttttgtaacgACTTTTCACCTGTCAATATTCAAGTTCATCAAAGCAGAATAAGGCAACTAGAAATAGTTTGTGTTATCGATACAACAGGTTCATGAAGTTCCAGCTATCTGCAATTCTTCAACGGTGCAAGGATGCCCAGAGATAAAGTGCGCATAAACACTTTATTCGCCTTAACTGTGAGGTACAACTAAGGTGAAAACTAAGAAATAACTTCTAACGTCGGAATTTATAGGACCAGTAGACCAATTATTTACCAATTACAGAAAATTACAGAAACCCAAGTAAGACAACTTGATTCAACAAAAGTAAAATTGGTTATCTCGGCTTTCCAGTCATCTGCATATCAAAACGAGAATTTATTTTCTCTTCCCGACGTTTCGATTTATTATAAAATCTATCTACATCTACAACTACAAACAGAAAAGTTGTTACAAATATTCTATAATCAGAAAACAGTATGTTTTGAGCATCAACGATCAAAGATTGATTTGGGGCTAGCATTCGTTTACTCTAACCGGGTTATTAAggcaaaaaattataattatagaACACATTTTCTAAATGAATGTTTTACCGTTTTTGCATTtgaattaaaataaacttaaactgAAAAATATATCACTCGAAGCTGAATTCTTAGTAGCACTTCTCACTGCGCATAACTGTCTATTCAAATTGATAATTTCTAATTAGGTGAGTTGTTAGATGAACTGTGCGAAAAACACAGTATACTGATACTATTATACAAAAAACGATATCCTTTCTGTAAGTGACTGTTTTCTGTTTATAGAATTTTTGTAACAACTTGTCTTTttgtagaatccttgaaaaagatTCTATTTTAAATCCAAACGTCGGAAATAAgagataaattttcattttgataTGCAGATGACTGGAAGGCCGAAATAACCAATTTAACTAAAAGAAATTTGTTCATAACTAGAAAGTGCTTCTAATGAACTCATTAATAAAATGTTAGTTGTCCTATTCAACATAAATCATCCAGCGATCCACGTGTACAATCGTGatggtgatgttatttttggcctacaAGAAACAAGGTTTGTTATTATGTAAAATAGTTTTTTACAACGGTTTTCCTGCAAATACCCGTACTCAAACtactaaccagcagaaatcatcaaagatTAGTAATTGTTTgaatgattttctcgatatatatttatatttatatttgaaATTCTAGATGCtcgtgtttatatcagaaaaatgtaaaggtaaactcggaccgatgaacagatAACCGCGGCTAAACGTGCCCTTGCTAGTTGTCCTGTTCAACATAAATCATCCAGCGATCCAGCAAATATATTTCGTTGTCAAATGAGAAAAGGGCAGAATAAAGGAAAAAATCTAGACAATTGTTTAATTGAGCAAAAATTGCTTTAGACTTGGACCAATACAAAAAAACCTTAACTGCATGAAGCAGAGATTTGAGACAGGACTGGAACTCTGGAAGTAATGATGAGAACTCATTTTCCAAGGTCAACACTTATATCTGCGAAAGTACAAGACTCAGAAGGGCCAGGTCGTTTATGGTCAACAGATGCCTATCCTAAATTTTCACGCCTGCTAGAGTTGAATGTACTCAAAGTTCTTTTCAGCTACAACATCACTACAACAACAAAGAAAAGCAACTCTTGTTTCCTAGTTGACTGGTCTCTTCCGAACCAGTGTTACCATGAGTTACATACCAAAAGTCTGGAGAAAGAATCGAGTTTCTTTATTCCAAAAGCTGGTAAAAAAGAGATAAAGCAACTCCCACGACCTTTAGACTAAGCCTTTCCTGTGTTCTTTTGAAGACAATGGAAGAAAATTGGATGACTTCATTAAGTCAACAATAACGGCGCTACAATCGCTAGTTAGTCAAATCGAGAAATCGCTTCAAACCAAAGAAATTGCTCTGACTGCCTTTCGTAATATTGAAGGAGCATTCGATAATGCATCCTATAGTTCAAAGCGTTCCGCAATAAAAGTTAGAGGCTGCATCATTTTGACTCCTGAGGCCTTTCATAGAAAATaggtaaaaaatatgtattaATTTTTGgcatgtcatttccgatttcgctgaaacttttcacagttgtttctttttgataataaggtcattttccgctgttcatgttgactcgcgactgctgcttcaaaagggCTCATCTAAAAGCGAACTGTGTGTGACTGATAGATAAAAGTtactatatcagaaaaacggcttgtttgttTGAAATGGTGTCTCCAGAAACGTTGTAGGCAATAAAATGCGGTTCTAAGAATAATAAGCACActgtgaaataatttttttttctgtgccaaattttccaaattgtctcaaaatattaaatatctcaaagagcaccttttttaaaaaatctcattttttcacacattgaagatgacaatatgtaTTACTGTTGGTGATGGTgaagtaaaaaacaaaaaagtgatgaacgtttgagtattttgacattttcaatctaaactttttttgagtgttttttttttctagctaacataataatactgaaaatttatctctaagagcatgataccaatccaacgcgctgtttttataccataatcgaacatttttatACTTGCcctgttgaaattgaatatgtGTAACTCACCGGCGAACCTTTATGTTATTGAAAGGTTGTGAAAATGAGATGAACACACAAGGCAACCAATTTATATAGTACGTGTTTATATCAAGTAAATCCAGGTTTAGAGAACCGGAAGCTAAAAGATTGCGCAGAGACAGGTTTCGCTATTAGTCTTGCGCCCGAGACAGTACACgctacttcaaaaaattatgCTGATCGATTAATTCAGATTTCGGTGAATCATTGTTCAGTTGTTCTTTTTTTCCTtattatcaaaaaggaacaactgtgaaaagtttcagcgagaTCGGAAATGGACGATCAGgatcgatttgcgaagtagcaAACTCTCCTCGCTTTTAGTGACATTGCCCTCTTCTTTTTCAAATAGTGCGAATCCGTTcttgtttttttcaaagaatTGAATTTTGGTATATGTAGGGATATCATCCGCCCCGATTTAGCAAAACATGTCCAGATTTCGAGATCTTTTGTGGGCgtcttgatttatttttcatattcaggcatttgtcctgattttattaaaatacactaaggtcgcttttaacgcgggtttttttacgcggattccggaatttacgcggtattttttttgcccggatttcggtttcccttcactcggaatgcaaaattaacgatggttttttttacgcggattccggaatttacgcggttttttttgcgcggattccggaatttacgcgttttttttacgcggcacgtatcccccgcgtaaaaagcgactttagtgtattcagTTTTGCAGCGTGACAATGtgcagaatttttgaaaaataacactttgatTCCGGGAAACATCGTGTGAATGATTTTAATCTTTGGTTGAATCTCAGTCGAGTAACAAGAGAAATCACCTACTACCGCATATAATAAGTCCGCCCCTTTGCATTTTGATTAAAACTGAGTTTCTTAGAAAAAACAGTAGCTAACAAATTATATATATTCGTAACAATAAATGAACTCGAAAACTAATTTAACTAAAttaattttctcaaaattattgaaattacgTGTTTGGAACTTTGATCGATTGTTTGCACCGCTAATGCAGGCATAGAATAGCAATTCGAGCGCTACTTATTACGTAAACTCTGAAATTTTTACGCTCAAAACCGTCAAGTGAGAAGCAACCTAACCTTCAAATTGTATTGGAAAAAGACACCGTCCCatttcactttgaataaatGAGAATGCTGGTGTATTTCAAAGTGCAAACCACATATGACgtgttatatttatttattcctCGTAGATAAAAAAATGGTTAGATTAAATTTGCCTGGAAAAAAGATGTCCTAATTTATAACTCCGACCAAGTGGTATCCCTAGCTGTAGGAACAAAGTTACTCTACACTGAGTGTCCGGCCgttgtaaaaatgaaaaaaaacagaCAGCCTAGCAAGAAAAGattcaccattgaattttattggtcCGGAGTCATTTTGTGGAGTCCCTTTATTCAGAATTTGGGAAGGGTCCATAGTTGAATCAAGACGCACGCCAAGAATACATCCAGACAAGCCAAAAGAGTGTAGGAAAAGCCCGAATCTCACTTAATCTGAATAAAATAGATCTTGATGAACACATACTCTGCGATTGTGGAGCGGCATATGCATAtaagggaccatacttaaatgacatagcatttatggggggaggggggatatcatcattttgtgacaagctgtgacaagAGAGGAGGGGGGGTCGAAGTAAAATCGacgtagaatttttttaaagactgatttttttgcaggaaaaatgtattctaaaaatacactaaaacattgcacaaagtattgcagcgagatctgtcgaaatgtttttatctgtggcattctgaaatcttctaaaagctcTGCGACATAAACAATCACTTAGATTTCCAAActgttttgaatacaaaaatcgttgcttttttgtggcttttaatagtgaaaattacaagatactcgtttcatttccggaatagttttttgtgttttctgcAGACATGGATCATACTAAGTTGTTTAAACACCTCTATTCCTTGTACCAAAACACAAGCCCTTCGAAGCAGAAGATGCAGTCACGAGTCTATACgttgtaaataaattgaattagacacggttatttttcaagttttttttttgtatgtatgttactacagtcaggttttaATTACGtaactcgtaaaaaaaccgcgtaaatcgaaaatccacgtaaaaaacgcgctaattcaaaaatccgcgtaaaaaaccgcgttattcaaaaatccgcgtaaagtgaaccagcaagaagggcttagaAAAAACCCGTGACGCTCCAGAACCAGTAttcaaaattgtcctctttgacggtcattccggatcttgagGAGGGCGgtgggtattttttggactaagtcttctactagataaaaattaaa encodes:
- the LOC129720987 gene encoding protein zer-1 homolog, with the protein product MLGRVRLKEDGIMDEELPTLLETTFRYLAKNLHVICTVDPLTHQLELKDDTVIPNEICDRFLRYQQDCGQDINDRFIQIFRDTEKTPLRNIRLRNSTITNEGMRILLRHKLNSLSMWYCNKITTASWNILIENCRQLRSLELGRFVDMLKHSEPNEKTPIDFQLVLPQLRQLILNGVVLQPSIQFGHLSELTYLDLTACIFAEFSLKALVELPNLKALILFNVWPLDHEFPTLCKLKNLQTLDLSVSRANVDGNYLTPNKLLANIVENLPCLRHLDISGTNLAGDGVATKTNNTAKRSDIPGLTSRADRPLDFLGLYYTAHSACKWHDIPAIKIAGEATEEQILVAASVYQDRHELLTKVLNDLYHLLRFETCKQIHKALDVVLSAMDKHIRVKNIQISGSATLFYIVKGRNKIQFGVPLKNHIIHTLLNGMSTHLTDDTMMRNGCLTLCQFNIPQDVLFEYERLVRILLHGVSYREQEGFVQRIAIYLLNSLACQVDGSQKMFLGDLGAISTMLNLISDRLSRKIFDDVMEVAWSTMWNVTDETAKNCERFLDGRGMEYFLGCLKLFPEKDDLLRNMMGLLGNVAEVKDLRPRLMTPEFITEFADLLDSSSDGIEVSYNAAGVLAHIASDGEAAWNIVVPTRDRVLIRMVEAIERWDLSAERNINYRSFEPILGLIRCYHTPACQHWAVWALANLTKVYPTKYCRLVERERGVDLLKALIDHPQPYPRLKELAQMVLTHCRNFNDQIDQCRKMELDG